The following nucleotide sequence is from Streptomyces xiamenensis.
AGCCGGCCGCAACGTACGAGGCCAGCGCCGCCTGGTGCTGGCCGAACCAGTCGATCCCGGTGGCCAGCAGATTGCTCACCAGGGTGACGGCCACCAGCACGGCGGCCGCGGCCGGCACCGACAGGAACGCGCTGCGCAGCCACAGCCGGCGCAGTGCCTCGCCGTGGTCGGGCAGCGGCCGTACGGCGGCGCCCTCCGGCGGCGGGGGCGGCAGCAGGGCGGGGGCCACGCCGTCCTTGGCGGTGGTCCACACCCGCTCGGCGAGCCCGGCCACACCGAGCGTCACCAGCAGATAGATGTACGCGCTGTCGGGCACCCACACGATCCACAGCGGGGCGACGATCAGCAGGGCGGCGCGCAGCCCGTCCACGCCGATCATCGTCCAGCGCCGGTCCAGCTTTCCGGCCGGCGCGAGCAGCTTGCTGACGGGCCCCAGCAGCAGGACGCCGCCCAGCACCCCGGCCGCCACCCGTACGGTCAGCGCGAGCGTGATGGCCAGCGCCACGCCCCGGTAGCCGCCGCCGAACAGCATCTCGCCGCCCGCGGTGACGTGGAACGCCGCCTGCACGGACAGCAGGGTGATCACCAGGACGGCGAGGATGTCGCCGATACCGCCGGTGAACTGCGCCTCCCACAGGCGCCGCAGCTCCGGCACCCGCAGCAACGCCCGCCGGGCGCGCTCCCGGGAGTCCGCGGCGAGTGCCTCGTCGGTGGCGCCGCAGGTGGGGTCAACAACCGGGTGTTGCTCTGCTCGCGTCATTCGGCCAGCGTAACCGCCACCACCGACACAGGCGTCAGCTACCCGAACATTTGCCCGGGGAACGACCGTGGCGGCGCCGCCATGAGCCACCCGGCCGTACGGCTTTCCTTCCGCACACACCGGCCGGGCTCCGCCTCCCGCGCGCCGCCCTGCCGGGGCTACTCCTCCGAGGGGCCGTTTTCGGCCTTTGACGTGGCCTTTTTCGCCGCCGAGGTTTTCTTCGCCGCGGTCGTCTTCTTGGCCGCCGTCTTCGTCGCCGCCGAGGTTTTCTTCGCGGCGGTCTTCTTCGCCGCGGTGGTCTTGGCGGCGGCCTTCTTCGTGGTCGTCTTCTTCGCCGCGGCCTTCTTGGTGGTCTTCTTGGCCGCCGTCTTCTTCGCGGTCTTCTTCGCCGGCCCCTTGGCCCGCTTCTCCGCCAGCAGCTCGAACCCACGTTCAGGGGTGATGGTTTCGGGATCGTCGTCCCGCCGCAGCGTCGCGTTCGTCTCGCCGTCCGTCACGTAGGGACCGAACCGCCCGTCCTTCACCACCACCGGAGCCTGCGTCACCGGGTCGGTCCCCAGTTCCTTCAGCGGCGGCTTGGCCGCGGCCCGCCCGCGCTTCTTCGGCTGGGCGTAGATCGCCTGCGCCTGCTCCAGGGTGATCGTGAACAGCTGCTCCTCGCTCTCCAGCGAGCGCGAGTCCGTCCCCTTCTTCAGGTACGGGCCGTACCTGCCGTTCTGCGCGGTGATGTCGTCACCGGACTCCGGGTCGGTACCCACCACACGCGGCAACGACAGCAGCTTCAGCGCGTCGTCCAGCGTGATCGTGTCCAGCCGCATCGTCTTGAACAGCGAGGCGGTACGCGGCTTCACGGCGTTCTTGCCGGTCTTCGGCGTACCCTCCGGCAGCACCTCCGTGACGTACGGGCCGTACCGCCCGTCCCGTCCCACGATCGGGTGCCCGCTGACCGGGTCGGTGCCCAGCTCGAAGTCGCCGCTGGGCTTCGCCAGCAGCTCCTTCGCCAGCTCCACCGTCAGCTCGTCCGGCGGCAGTTCGTCCGGCACGTCCGCGCGCTTGCCCGGCTCGCCCTCCGCCGCGCCCTCCTCGGGCGGCGCCTCCACGTACGGGCCGTACCGGCCCACCCGCAGCACGATGCCCTCACCGACCGGGAAGGAGGAGATCTCCCGGGCGTCGATCGCGCCCAGGTCGGTGACCAGCTCCTTGAGCCCGCCCAGGTGGTCGCCGTCGCCGTTGCCTGCCTCCGCCGCGACCCCGACACCCTCGCCGCCCTCACCGAAGTAGAAGCGGCGCAGCCACGGCACCGCCTCCGCGTCGCCGGTGGCGATCCGGTCGAGGTCGTCCTCCATCTTGGCGGTGAAGTCGTAGTCCACCAGCCGCCCGAAGTGCTGCTCCAGCAGATTGACCACGGCGAAGGAGAGGAAGGACGGCACCAGTGCCGTCCCCTTCTTGAAGACGTAGCGCCGGTCCAGGATGGTGCCGATGATCGAGGCGTACGTGGACGGCCGCCCGATCTCCCGCTCCTCCAGCTCCTTGACCAGGCTGGCCTCGGTGTACCGGGCCGGCGGTTTGGTGGAGTGCCCGTCCGCCGCCAGCTCGCGCGCGGCCAACGGGTCGCCCTCGGCGACCTGCGGCAGCCGCCGCTCGCGGTCGTCCAGTTCGGCGTTGGGGTCGTCCGCGCCCTCCACGTACGCCTTCATGAAGCCGTGGAAGGTGATGAT
It contains:
- the topA gene encoding type I DNA topoisomerase, whose protein sequence is MSPTSETTNGGRRLVIVESPAKAKTIKGYLGPGYVVEASVGHIRDLPNGAAEVPAKYKGESWARLGVNVDAGFQPLYVVNSDKKDQVRKLKELLAESDELYLATDEDREGEAIAWHLREVLKPKVPVRRMVFHEITRDAIRAAVNNPRELNQLLVDAQETRRILDRLYGYEVSPVLWKKVMPRLSAGRVQSVATRLVVERERERIAFHPAAYWDLTGTFATDGGGADGGPDTFGARLVSVDGRRIAQGRDFGPDGQLKNPGQVRQLDEAAARELAQSLAGAAFSVRSVESKPYRRSPYAPFRTTTLQQEASRKLGMGAKATMQVAQRLYENGFITYMRTDSTTLSETAVAAARAQVTQLYGREYLPEKPRTYASKVKNAQEAHEAIRPSGDRFRTPAETGLTGEQFRLYELIWKRTVASQMKDAVGQSVAVRVAGTGAGGQDCEFGATGKIITFHGFMKAYVEGADDPNAELDDRERRLPQVAEGDPLAARELAADGHSTKPPARYTEASLVKELEEREIGRPSTYASIIGTILDRRYVFKKGTALVPSFLSFAVVNLLEQHFGRLVDYDFTAKMEDDLDRIATGDAEAVPWLRRFYFGEGGEGVGVAAEAGNGDGDHLGGLKELVTDLGAIDAREISSFPVGEGIVLRVGRYGPYVEAPPEEGAAEGEPGKRADVPDELPPDELTVELAKELLAKPSGDFELGTDPVSGHPIVGRDGRYGPYVTEVLPEGTPKTGKNAVKPRTASLFKTMRLDTITLDDALKLLSLPRVVGTDPESGDDITAQNGRYGPYLKKGTDSRSLESEEQLFTITLEQAQAIYAQPKKRGRAAAKPPLKELGTDPVTQAPVVVKDGRFGPYVTDGETNATLRRDDDPETITPERGFELLAEKRAKGPAKKTAKKTAAKKTTKKAAAKKTTTKKAAAKTTAAKKTAAKKTSAATKTAAKKTTAAKKTSAAKKATSKAENGPSEE